In Desulfonatronospira thiodismutans ASO3-1, a single window of DNA contains:
- a CDS encoding monovalent cation/H+ antiporter subunit D family protein has translation MVDTLQHWGVLIPLIITFLTPIGIYLARHNINVREGVSFLGGILTFASVLALVPGVLEGEVYDYTLLVLMEGIKIRISVDGLSLIFALVASFLWIFATSYNIGYMRSLKEHAQTRYYICFAVAIFGAVGVAFSGNLFTLYLFYEVITFCTCPLVAHHEDDEAYLGMRKYVIYLLGASKLFLFPALILTYFMVGHLDFNMTDISTGIFPEDANTTVVTIIYILFIAGIAKAALIPFHNWLPSAMVAPTPVSGLLHAVAVVKAGVFCISRVILSIFGLDTMDALYLGIPTAYLAAFTIVTASVIAMTKDDLKARLAYSTVSQLSYVIIGIAMINTLSIAGGTMHIAHHAFSKITLFFAAGAIYVATKQKKISNLGGIGRRMPWTFGAFSLAALSMIGVPPVSGFISKWYLLLGSLETGHLVLLGALLASTLLNAYYFGEIIYRAFFGAPAPGVDLNKYSEAPLFMVVPIVAAAVISVLLGIFPETFYQFSQILSR, from the coding sequence ATGGTGGATACCCTACAGCACTGGGGTGTGCTTATTCCGCTGATTATCACCTTCCTCACCCCTATCGGAATTTACCTGGCCCGACATAACATCAATGTACGTGAGGGCGTATCCTTCCTGGGGGGCATTCTCACTTTTGCCAGTGTACTTGCTCTGGTGCCGGGAGTTTTAGAGGGCGAGGTATATGATTATACTCTCCTGGTCCTCATGGAAGGCATAAAGATCAGGATTTCAGTGGACGGACTGTCCTTGATTTTCGCACTGGTAGCTTCTTTTCTCTGGATATTTGCCACAAGCTATAATATCGGCTATATGCGCTCTTTGAAGGAGCATGCGCAGACACGCTACTATATATGCTTTGCCGTAGCAATTTTTGGAGCAGTAGGCGTTGCCTTCAGCGGAAATCTTTTTACTCTGTATCTTTTTTATGAAGTAATTACATTCTGCACCTGCCCCCTGGTTGCTCATCATGAGGATGACGAGGCATATCTGGGCATGCGCAAATATGTCATCTATCTCCTGGGAGCTTCCAAACTTTTCCTGTTCCCGGCTTTGATCCTGACATATTTCATGGTCGGCCATCTTGATTTCAACATGACAGATATCTCAACGGGCATTTTTCCAGAAGATGCAAATACCACCGTTGTGACCATTATTTATATTCTGTTTATCGCCGGAATAGCCAAGGCAGCTCTTATCCCTTTTCATAACTGGCTGCCTTCAGCCATGGTTGCTCCTACCCCTGTAAGCGGGCTGCTGCATGCTGTGGCAGTGGTAAAGGCAGGAGTTTTCTGCATCAGCAGAGTAATACTTTCCATTTTCGGACTGGATACCATGGATGCCTTGTACCTGGGAATTCCCACAGCTTACCTGGCTGCTTTTACTATAGTAACTGCTTCTGTCATTGCCATGACCAAGGACGATCTCAAGGCCAGGCTGGCCTACTCAACAGTAAGCCAGCTGTCCTATGTAATAATCGGTATTGCCATGATCAATACACTGAGCATAGCTGGCGGTACCATGCATATTGCTCATCATGCCTTCAGTAAAATCACCCTCTTTTTTGCAGCAGGTGCAATATATGTTGCCACCAAACAGAAAAAAATCAGCAACCTGGGTGGAATCGGTCGAAGAATGCCATGGACATTTGGGGCTTTTTCTCTGGCCGCTTTAAGCATGATCGGAGTACCACCGGTTTCCGGATTTATATCCAAATGGTATCTGCTCCTGGGAAGCCTGGAAACTGGACACCTGGTGCTTCTGGGAGCTCTGCTGGCCAGTACTCTGCTAAACGCCTACTATTTCGGGGAAATTATCTACAGGGCCTTTTTTGGCGCACCCGCTCCAGGCGTTGATCTGAATAAATATAGTGAAGCACCGCTGTTCATGGTCGTGCCCATAGTAGCTGCAGCCGTTATTTCAGTGCTTCTGGGCATTTTCCCTGAAACTTTTTACCAGTTCAGTCAGATATTAAGTCGTTAA
- a CDS encoding type 1 glutamine amidotransferase domain-containing protein: MELKGRKTMVMVEQMYNDYEFVYPYYRLLEAGAHVDVVAPEAKKTYPGKGGTTATSSLAAKDAVPGDYAGIVIPGGFAPDFMRRHEAMVNLVREMFNQGKVVAAICHGGWMLASARILQDKKVTSFFAIKDDLIHAGANWVDEEVVVDKNLITSRTPDDLPAFMRAALEGMSRI, from the coding sequence ATGGAACTCAAAGGCAGAAAAACCATGGTCATGGTGGAACAGATGTACAACGACTATGAATTTGTATATCCCTATTACCGCCTTCTGGAAGCCGGGGCCCATGTGGATGTGGTAGCTCCCGAGGCCAAAAAGACCTACCCGGGCAAGGGCGGAACCACGGCAACTTCCTCCCTGGCCGCCAAAGACGCCGTCCCCGGCGATTACGCCGGGATAGTCATCCCCGGAGGATTCGCCCCGGACTTCATGCGCCGGCACGAGGCAATGGTAAACCTGGTCCGGGAGATGTTCAATCAGGGCAAGGTAGTGGCCGCCATCTGCCACGGCGGCTGGATGCTGGCCTCGGCCAGGATTTTACAAGATAAAAAGGTGACCTCGTTTTTCGCCATCAAGGACGACCTCATCCATGCCGGAGCCAACTGGGTGGATGAAGAAGTAGTGGTGGACAAAAATCTCATCACCAGCCGCACACCAGATGATCTGCCTGCCTTCATGCGCGCCGCCTTAGAAGGCATGAGCAGGATATAA
- a CDS encoding complex I subunit 5 family protein, which yields MITQNAPALIPVLYLISSMLIPMIGYFRSGASFYIALLTSVAVFGVSIMGLQEVMANGSISYHLGGWMPPLGIELVLDPLSAFISVIITASALMVMIYAHSNVRQEIPGSSMGFYSLSMLFMGGLAGMAITGDFFNLFVFLEISALASYGLLAIGTRRGPVSAFRYLVLGTAGAIFYLMGVAFIIIATGSLNMADVAKILPYAEYQRPVIVGLVLILVGIIIKMGVFPIHHWLPDAYSDASSTATALIAPIGTKVAAYILIRVMTIYEFPPLLDVMTWMAGLSIVAGSILAIAQTNIKRMLAYSSVANIGYIVLGVTLANPLAFIGAMLHILNHALMKLVLFMSAGGMLHSVGSVSISRMRGFPTVMPWTALAFFIAALSMVGIPPTGGFFSKVYLIMGAIEAEAWIFVAIIILSTLLAFVYLFRMINIAFFRPYEKSDDKKVIQSEELVLETPVETKDESKKEFESMPRKEMGLLMLLPVLIGSVIIILVGIYNGWIIDNMITNAIPDILKLNP from the coding sequence ATGATTACTCAAAACGCACCGGCTCTTATTCCGGTTCTATATCTCATCTCCTCTATGCTGATACCCATGATAGGGTACTTCAGATCCGGGGCCTCATTTTACATCGCCCTGCTTACATCTGTAGCGGTATTCGGTGTAAGTATAATGGGGCTACAGGAAGTTATGGCCAACGGCTCTATCAGCTACCACCTGGGGGGCTGGATGCCGCCTTTGGGAATAGAACTGGTCCTTGACCCCCTGTCTGCATTCATCAGTGTAATTATTACAGCATCCGCCCTGATGGTCATGATTTACGCCCACAGCAATGTGCGCCAGGAGATACCCGGCAGCAGCATGGGGTTTTATTCCCTGAGCATGCTGTTTATGGGCGGACTGGCAGGCATGGCCATAACAGGGGACTTTTTCAACCTCTTCGTTTTTCTGGAAATATCCGCCCTGGCCAGCTACGGTCTCCTGGCCATAGGTACCAGACGTGGTCCTGTCTCCGCATTCCGCTATCTTGTTCTGGGAACTGCCGGTGCAATTTTCTATCTCATGGGAGTTGCGTTTATCATCATAGCCACCGGCTCCCTTAATATGGCCGACGTAGCAAAGATACTGCCTTATGCGGAATACCAGCGCCCGGTAATAGTCGGCCTGGTACTGATTCTTGTAGGTATTATAATTAAAATGGGGGTCTTCCCCATCCACCACTGGCTGCCGGATGCTTACTCCGACGCATCTTCCACGGCAACCGCCCTGATTGCTCCCATCGGAACCAAAGTAGCCGCGTATATATTGATCAGGGTGATGACCATCTATGAATTTCCTCCCCTGCTGGATGTCATGACCTGGATGGCGGGTCTTAGCATTGTTGCCGGATCCATCCTGGCCATCGCTCAAACCAATATCAAGCGTATGCTGGCATACTCCTCGGTGGCAAACATAGGCTATATTGTTCTCGGGGTTACCCTGGCCAATCCCCTGGCATTTATCGGAGCCATGCTGCATATACTTAATCACGCACTCATGAAGCTGGTGCTCTTCATGTCCGCAGGAGGAATGCTGCACAGCGTGGGCAGCGTCAGTATTTCCAGGATGCGCGGCTTTCCGACGGTTATGCCCTGGACAGCTCTTGCTTTTTTTATTGCCGCACTGTCAATGGTGGGCATCCCTCCCACTGGAGGTTTTTTCAGCAAGGTGTACCTGATAATGGGAGCTATTGAGGCTGAAGCCTGGATATTTGTTGCTATTATTATCTTGAGTACCCTTCTTGCTTTTGTATACCTCTTTCGCATGATAAACATTGCTTTTTTCAGGCCCTACGAAAAATCGGATGACAAGAAAGTCATCCAGTCCGAAGAGCTGGTCCTTGAAACTCCCGTGGAGACTAAGGACGAAAGCAAAAAAGAATTTGAATCAATGCCCAGAAAGGAGATGGGCCTGCTGATGCTGCTGCCTGTACTGATAGGCAGTGTGATAATCATCCTGGTTGGCATATATAACGGCTGGATCATTGACAATATGATCACTAATGCCATTCCGGATATTTTAAAATTAAATCCGTAG
- a CDS encoding Na(+)/H(+) antiporter subunit D, which translates to MMTFNIPPFLILLLGGLLLPLLPGRIRTWFFLVPPLLALWTIFNLEVGTKVAIDFLQFELIFLEVTQLNWIFGIIFSLISIIAGVYALHMDDLRQQAAAAFYATGALCVTFAGDFLTLYLGWELMAVASTFLIWARGTPESIATGIRYFLFHILGGVVLLGGILLHVADTGSLELTSFADGQSLAAWLILIGVAVNVAIPPLHAWLSESYPMATVTGAIFMSALTTKSAVYVLASLFAGWQILIFMGVLMALYGVVYAVLANDIRGILAYHIISQVGYMVAGVGIGTEMAINGTTAHAFSHILYKALLFMGAGVVLYTTGKSKLTELGGLYNKQKLVFWLYMIGAFSISGFPLFNGFISKSIIVASAGYESMDVAALLLILASIGTFLHTGLKLPYWTWFGQDSGLTPSRTPRNMIWAMGITAFLCTFFGIYPWLLYANLPFPEVVYNPFQVYHFIEMTQLLIFTYIAFWVFRKKLAGEPYVAVDFEYFYRLAGKACLKIAYVPVATVDNWLSELYARTSRRMVRFSRAIIAPGEDKYDIAINRKIPDGIKHFSFIVVADRMERGADSACHSIMPRFIVRTGNSLLNLIRADSKDLSSNLVYIIALTIILISLALIRMLS; encoded by the coding sequence ATGATGACTTTTAACATACCTCCTTTTTTAATACTGCTGTTAGGCGGCCTGCTGCTCCCATTACTCCCGGGCCGAATCAGGACGTGGTTTTTCCTGGTCCCGCCGCTGCTGGCATTGTGGACAATTTTCAATCTTGAGGTAGGGACCAAGGTCGCCATAGATTTTCTCCAGTTTGAGCTGATCTTTTTGGAGGTCACACAGCTCAACTGGATATTCGGTATAATATTTTCCCTCATTTCAATTATTGCAGGGGTGTATGCCCTGCATATGGATGATCTAAGACAACAGGCAGCAGCGGCCTTCTATGCCACCGGCGCCTTGTGCGTGACTTTCGCTGGCGACTTTTTGACCCTGTATCTTGGCTGGGAGTTGATGGCTGTAGCCTCGACTTTTCTCATCTGGGCACGGGGAACACCTGAGTCCATAGCAACAGGTATCCGCTACTTTCTATTTCATATTTTGGGCGGAGTAGTGCTGCTGGGTGGCATTCTCCTGCATGTAGCTGATACAGGTTCACTGGAATTGACTTCTTTTGCAGACGGCCAGTCTCTGGCAGCCTGGCTTATACTGATTGGAGTGGCCGTCAACGTAGCCATTCCTCCCCTGCATGCCTGGCTTTCTGAAAGTTATCCCATGGCTACAGTTACCGGTGCGATTTTCATGAGCGCCCTGACCACCAAGTCTGCTGTTTATGTTTTGGCGTCACTCTTTGCAGGCTGGCAGATCCTGATCTTCATGGGCGTACTCATGGCCCTTTATGGTGTCGTATATGCTGTGCTGGCTAATGATATCCGGGGCATACTTGCCTATCATATCATCAGCCAGGTGGGTTACATGGTCGCCGGTGTAGGCATCGGCACGGAAATGGCCATCAATGGTACCACTGCTCATGCCTTCAGCCATATCCTGTACAAGGCCCTGCTGTTTATGGGCGCCGGGGTAGTACTTTATACCACAGGCAAAAGCAAACTTACTGAACTCGGCGGTCTCTATAATAAGCAGAAGCTGGTCTTCTGGCTCTACATGATCGGTGCCTTTTCCATATCCGGTTTTCCTTTATTCAACGGATTCATAAGCAAGTCTATTATAGTTGCCTCAGCAGGCTATGAAAGCATGGATGTAGCTGCACTGCTGCTCATTCTGGCATCCATCGGTACATTTCTGCACACGGGCCTTAAACTTCCCTACTGGACCTGGTTCGGCCAAGACAGCGGCTTAACACCCTCCAGGACCCCCAGGAACATGATCTGGGCCATGGGAATTACAGCCTTTCTGTGCACCTTCTTTGGCATTTATCCCTGGTTGCTTTATGCCAACCTGCCTTTTCCCGAAGTAGTATACAATCCTTTCCAGGTTTATCATTTCATTGAGATGACCCAGCTGCTGATTTTTACTTACATTGCCTTCTGGGTATTTCGCAAAAAACTGGCTGGAGAACCATACGTTGCGGTGGATTTTGAGTACTTTTACAGACTTGCCGGTAAGGCATGCCTGAAGATTGCTTATGTACCTGTAGCAACAGTGGATAACTGGCTGAGTGAATTATATGCCAGAACTTCACGCCGGATGGTCAGATTTTCCAGAGCAATAATCGCTCCAGGTGAGGATAAATACGATATAGCCATTAATAGAAAAATACCTGATGGAATCAAGCATTTCTCATTCATTGTCGTTGCAGATAGAATGGAACGTGGAGCTGATTCTGCTTGTCACAGTATTATGCCCAGATTTATTGTCCGCACCGGCAACAGTCTGCTGAACCTGATCCGTGCTGATTCCAAGGATTTATCCAGCAATCTGGTGTATATAATCGCATTAACCATAATCTTAATTAGTTTAGCCTTAATAAGGATGTTGTCATGA
- a CDS encoding NADH-quinone oxidoreductase subunit M produces MIPSILVQIIFIPALVALLIFLFRYQLGKNAGWLAVIGLAYTTGLLLVALTSVSQGDPIKVDYQILINPDIRFSLLADGLSIAVALICNILCLVLCIYSIKYVDHRIELIYEGATYKEEVSYYSCFFYLFLFFPLGFMGVSFAADLVVLYFFLEVLTIILYFLMAYFGYYERVRVATMCLIWGIFSAVLFLAGVLIIYSQIGTFQIDQLHQMSGNPLAFWAILIILIGMFAKLAIIPLHVWMPWVHAEHPTCIAGLLAVYANIAAYVIVRTLVLPLYDDMQVFGPPIMILAVATMIYGSLLTLAQTDMKRIPACSTISQSAYSMLGIGALTAAGIEGGLFFFLSHIMGKTVFFSTCGLVVYMTHIRNINHLSGLAYKMPITAVLFMCGGMMLAGIPPFSSLPAEVIMFTGIFERADAVGITTGILGLMAILLTVGYAFYFTMRIFFGKLPENLKNDDHIKDPPWLMTIPLIGVVLLAAFLGLYPSFILDLFDPVITQVLANR; encoded by the coding sequence ATGATCCCTTCTATTCTTGTCCAGATCATCTTTATACCTGCTCTGGTAGCCCTGCTCATATTTCTGTTCAGGTACCAATTAGGCAAAAATGCTGGATGGCTGGCTGTAATCGGCCTGGCTTATACCACTGGTCTATTGCTGGTGGCATTGACAAGTGTGTCCCAGGGAGATCCCATTAAGGTCGATTATCAGATATTGATAAACCCTGACATAAGATTTTCCCTCTTGGCAGATGGCTTGAGCATAGCCGTTGCTTTGATATGTAACATTTTATGTCTAGTGCTATGCATATATTCAATTAAATATGTAGATCACCGCATTGAGCTGATCTACGAAGGCGCAACCTATAAAGAAGAGGTCAGCTATTACTCCTGCTTTTTCTACCTCTTTCTTTTCTTTCCGCTGGGCTTTATGGGTGTAAGCTTCGCAGCCGACCTCGTTGTCCTGTATTTCTTCCTTGAAGTACTCACTATTATTCTGTATTTTCTCATGGCCTATTTTGGATACTATGAGCGGGTCAGGGTGGCCACCATGTGTCTGATCTGGGGAATCTTCTCGGCTGTTCTGTTTTTGGCCGGCGTCCTTATTATCTACTCCCAGATAGGCACCTTTCAGATTGACCAGCTTCATCAGATGTCGGGCAATCCTCTGGCATTCTGGGCCATACTGATCATTCTCATCGGCATGTTTGCCAAGCTGGCAATAATCCCGCTGCATGTATGGATGCCCTGGGTGCATGCTGAACATCCTACATGCATAGCCGGACTGCTGGCAGTATATGCCAATATCGCAGCCTACGTTATAGTCAGAACCCTTGTTCTGCCTCTATATGATGATATGCAGGTGTTCGGGCCGCCTATTATGATCCTGGCTGTTGCAACCATGATCTATGGCTCGCTTCTGACTCTGGCCCAGACGGATATGAAGCGGATTCCAGCCTGCTCCACCATCAGCCAGAGCGCATACTCAATGCTGGGCATAGGTGCGTTGACTGCTGCAGGAATTGAAGGGGGACTCTTCTTCTTTTTGAGTCACATTATGGGCAAGACTGTCTTCTTTTCCACCTGCGGGCTGGTGGTTTACATGACTCACATCCGCAACATAAATCACTTAAGCGGATTGGCATATAAAATGCCCATTACTGCAGTACTATTTATGTGCGGCGGCATGATGCTGGCTGGAATACCTCCCTTTAGCAGTCTGCCGGCAGAAGTCATAATGTTTACTGGTATTTTCGAACGAGCGGATGCTGTCGGAATTACTACAGGTATTCTTGGATTAATGGCAATTCTTTTAACTGTAGGATATGCATTCTACTTTACAATGAGAATCTTCTTCGGCAAACTGCCGGAAAACTTGAAAAATGATGACCATATTAAGGATCCGCCCTGGCTTATGACAATACCTCTCATAGGAGTTGTCTTGCTGGCAGCATTCCTTGGACTTTATCCTTCATTTATCCTGGATCTTTTCGACCCGGTCATAACTCAGGTACTGGCCAACAGATAA